In Agarivorans gilvus, one genomic interval encodes:
- the acpS gene encoding holo-ACP synthase, translated as MAIVGLGTDIIQLSRISSSRQMQALAKRVLTVAELQRFENMAEPARFLAKRFAAKEAAAKALGTGIAKGIGFQQIEIGNNEQGKPELVFSGAALALAQQLGVKNQFISISDEREYAVATVILER; from the coding sequence ATGGCTATAGTGGGCTTGGGAACAGACATTATTCAGCTCTCTCGGATCAGCAGTAGCCGGCAAATGCAGGCTTTAGCTAAGCGAGTATTAACCGTTGCTGAACTGCAACGTTTTGAGAACATGGCTGAACCCGCCCGCTTTTTAGCAAAGCGTTTTGCTGCTAAAGAAGCGGCGGCGAAGGCTCTGGGTACCGGTATTGCTAAAGGTATTGGTTTTCAGCAAATTGAAATTGGCAATAATGAGCAAGGTAAACCAGAGTTAGTATTTAGCGGCGCGGCCTTAGCGTTAGCGCAGCAACTGGGCGTGAAAAACCAGTTCATTAGTATTAGTGATGAGCGTGAGTATGCGGTGGCGACCGTGATATTAGAACGCTAA
- the pdxJ gene encoding pyridoxine 5'-phosphate synthase yields MSDILLGVNVDHIATLRQARGTSYPDPVLAAGVAELSGADGITIHLREDRRHIIDRDVAVMSQTVQTRLNLEMAVTDEMVEIACQHQPHFVCLVPEKREELTTEGGLDVVTHVEKITQAVTKLSEAGIQVSLFIDPDYDQIDASIAAGAPFIELHTGHYADAENEAEQQSELKKIAAAASYAADKGLKVNAGHGLHYHNVSPIAALPEIIELNIGHSIIARAVMVGMDKAVSEMKTLMVQARKGCA; encoded by the coding sequence GTGAGTGATATATTATTAGGCGTTAATGTTGATCATATCGCCACTCTGCGCCAAGCGCGCGGAACGAGCTATCCTGATCCTGTGCTGGCCGCGGGTGTTGCCGAGCTGTCAGGCGCGGATGGGATAACCATTCATTTACGCGAAGATCGTCGCCATATCATCGACCGAGATGTAGCGGTGATGAGCCAAACAGTGCAAACGCGCTTAAACTTGGAAATGGCGGTGACTGATGAAATGGTAGAGATTGCTTGCCAGCATCAACCGCATTTTGTCTGTCTAGTGCCTGAAAAACGTGAAGAGCTGACTACCGAAGGTGGCTTGGATGTGGTCACTCATGTGGAAAAAATCACTCAAGCAGTCACGAAGCTGAGTGAGGCTGGGATTCAAGTTTCCCTATTTATTGACCCTGATTACGATCAAATCGATGCTTCGATTGCTGCTGGTGCTCCTTTCATTGAGTTGCATACCGGCCACTATGCCGATGCAGAAAACGAGGCAGAGCAGCAGTCTGAGCTGAAAAAAATTGCCGCTGCTGCGAGTTACGCCGCCGACAAAGGCTTAAAAGTGAATGCAGGCCACGGTTTGCACTATCATAATGTGTCGCCGATTGCTGCGTTGCCAGAAATTATCGAATTAAATATTGGACACTCAATTATTGCTCGAGCAGTGATGGTGGGTATGGATAAAGCGGTCAGTGAAATGAAAACCCTTATGGTACAAGCGCGCAAGGGCTGCGCTTAA
- the recO gene encoding DNA repair protein RecO, producing MPQAALSPAFVLHTRPYRETSLLVYLFTLEHGKVSAVARGARAKHSKWRGILQPGVPLLVEFSGRGSLRNFKQAEAANLALPLFGNYLYSALYLNELLYYLLEDNNPYPVLYEQYQNSLMALAKQQPLEACLREFELLLLAELGFAITLPEPLVEHQPYLYQLDQGFVASSANAARVEFSHLDLQMLMDFDPQQPEHLLCAKRFCRIAIAQLLNGKELKSRKLFNQVKTTNRGN from the coding sequence TTGCCCCAAGCGGCCTTAAGCCCCGCCTTCGTATTGCATACGCGGCCCTATAGAGAAACCAGTCTACTGGTTTATTTATTTACTCTTGAACATGGTAAGGTGAGCGCCGTAGCGAGGGGAGCAAGAGCCAAGCATTCAAAGTGGCGAGGCATATTGCAACCAGGGGTGCCCTTATTAGTGGAATTTTCTGGGAGAGGCAGCTTGCGTAATTTTAAGCAAGCCGAGGCCGCCAACTTAGCTTTACCATTGTTTGGTAACTACTTGTACAGTGCGCTGTATCTTAATGAGTTGCTCTACTACTTACTGGAAGACAACAACCCTTATCCGGTGTTATATGAGCAATATCAAAACAGTTTAATGGCCTTAGCTAAGCAACAACCATTAGAGGCCTGTTTACGCGAGTTTGAATTATTGCTGTTGGCTGAATTAGGTTTTGCCATCACGCTACCTGAGCCCTTAGTCGAACATCAGCCTTATCTGTACCAACTGGACCAGGGTTTTGTTGCGAGTAGCGCAAATGCTGCTAGGGTTGAGTTTAGTCATCTGGATTTGCAGATGCTGATGGACTTTGACCCGCAGCAACCAGAACACTTATTATGTGCTAAACGCTTTTGTCGCATTGCCATCGCTCAGCTATTAAATGGCAAAGAGCTGAAGAGCCGAAAATTATTTAATCAAGTTAAAACGACCAATCGGGGTAACTGA